caacACAGCTTTTGAGACTGAAGTCGCCTTTTCATCACCTGTGAAAGGGAATTGTTTGTGAGCATTCATCAGCAGAACTGCACAGTTTGCCTTTCTACCTGAAACTAGAACGCAGCGGAGTTTCAATTTCTAAAGAGCATCTGACTGCATGACTTTCATTCATTCATGCAGATGCAACGTTactaaacacaaataatacagttcttaaattTCCCGAATAATAACGGTAACACACACAGGGCAAATTTACAGTCAATTGCAAAAGTAATTTACATCACAgcgaaaaaatgtatttattgtcctTGGACGGCCACTATTACCCAGCATACACTAGAGCTCTGCCGGTAGAAACTACAATCACGAGCCTGCGTGATGAGGAGTGTGGCGCGCGCCGGTCTGCTTGCGCATGCCCAGTGCTTGAAAGCTGATGCAAGAAACGGGAGCCGCACGGAGGAAGGAGAGATAGGTAGTGAGTGGTGAATTCAGACTAATAATACAAAACTTGCAGTTAATACACACAAGCAAAACAGTCATGTCTGGAGACGAGGTGAGTAGAGACACATTTTTGTTCCTTGTAAAGTAAACGTCGGTGATAAGTAAACTGAATTAAGTTTGTTGAATCGAGTAGCTTGGTTTTGGGCCTAGTAATGCCCGATAAGATTTTTTGTCCAGCCCCATGACATGTGAGACGAGACGTACGGTGCCAGTGTGTCTGCAAACCGGCTTGTTTTTGgtctgtattgttaatgtaacgtGCTCTATTATAAATAAGTACACGTTACAGTTGAAACGTGATGGACAGTAGACACTTGTACATTATGTAGGTTCACAATGGGATTCCCAGCGAGACATTTAAAATGACACGACCCGAAACCGGGCCCTGCAGCATGTTTGTGTGAAAAACTGCTGGATTGAGGTGAAAACGTTATAAGTAATGTACTGTTATACCTCTAGACCACATCTATACAATTCGCTCCTAAAAAAAACAGACGTGTCGGGTCAGTTTGAAACCATGCCCTCCAATGCTAGCTGTAGTCTCGCTGCGTTATGCTGTTCATTTGTATTGCAATGTATTAATTGTGTGGTGAATGTGTTGTCGTGTATACGTGTTGGATATAGCGCGATGCTAGTGTAATCGGAGTAgaaagaggaggggggggggggggatattagGAAATCCCTTTAAACTGCTGCTGATACAGAtctagatagatatagatagatagatagatagatagagatctATCTATCTCATTGGAAACTTCACACAGACTGATGAAGGGTGTATCATTCGGAATGTAAAAGACAAGACTGTGCTGATGCAGTAAAGATGTGAAAACCATTTTAGAAGGCAAAACATATTCTAGTTCACATTTAAGGATGCCACAATGAGAAGTTTGCTttgtttatgtattcatttgagagtaatttggtttggtatgtaactattaaCAAACCACCATTCACAACATCCTAAGAATGTTAGTTTCAGTATTTGGAGGCAGAGCTACAACTACGGTactattaaaatatttacataattTGGAAACAATCCAAAAAAATcgatctattaaaaaaaaaaaaagaaattgccaaCCCTGCTGATAGGTTGGATCTAGtcgtccaaattgtcagtttcctcctcgtgatccTTGAGTCCCCCTCAAATTTCAGAAGAAACAGTTTGAACAACCACTCAGTCCCTTGTGTACCTTTAAGAAGCATTTCTTTCCCCACAACAGCAGTAATCCAAGCTTTCGTTTAATGGAGGCTCATACTTGGTTCCCGTTTGTTCCCACAGATGATTTTTGACCCCAACAtgaccaagaagaagaagaagaagaagaagcccTTCATGCTGgatgaggaggggggagagatgCCCAGTGAGGACACCCAGCCAGCTGAGGCCAAGGAGGCTGAGCCCGAGGCCGTGGAGGAGGATTGCGATGTGGATGACGATGACAGCAGAAAGAAAGGTGGGGACTCTCGGACTGTGTGTTGAagttctgtgtgtgtgctgttatgAGGGAAGACCCTCACTCTCATTAATCTCCTGTTTTCAGAAGCATCGTATGATCTGGATGACTTGATCTTTTTCAatcagaagaaaaagaagaagaaaattaaaaagaaatttGACGATGAAGGCGAGCAAAGCTTGACGGCCGGTGTGATGGTCAGTATAACCAGCTCTGTGCTTCGAGTACAATTCAGCCTCTCTAGTCCTGTTTCTTGTGATATGTGTGAGGGGCGTTGCTGGCTTCCTCCCTGTCTCTGCAGACATTTCAAATAAGACAGTTAAGACTTTATCTGTGGGCCTCTTTGACCCCACTCTCCGTTTGCACAACACCTGTTTCCAGTTTGCCCTTGGCGTTTCCTAACACTGCTGTCTTGAATTTAGGATATTAAAATCGAGGGAGAGCCGACGGAAGCGGTAGATGATGACAACGACCTCGACTTGATGCTGCCCGACAAGAAGAAGAAACCCAGGAAAGTTGTTTTTCAAGACGAGGGTGAAATGCAGGACAGAGAAGGTCAGTCAGTGCTGTCTGCTGTGCAGAAGGGGCCTGTTGGATGCATTTGTTTGTGTGCAATACCTGGCAACTGTTAAAAAGAAAGTGTCATTTTAATTTGAGCAAATGTTACCTACAAAGAGTTATATACCCgtgaggaaggagggagggaaggTATTTTGTTTCTGGGTGCACAAGGATTATTTCTACATTCTCACAACAATCGCTTGAATGATctgtgactgtttgtttttattgctgcttttgttatttttagcTTGAGCTTTTGCATCACACTGGCTTCGCTGAGAGTAATGTGCTGATCTCATTTAACTGTGGTTGTTTTGGACAGCACTGGATGATGATGAAGAAGGGAAGAATAACGATGGCATCACGTTCGTTTCTCAGTCTGGACCTGCCTGGGCTGGCACCGAGCGAGACTACACCTATGATGAGGTAGAATAAATAAAACCAGGCTCGGCTGTCGTGTTTAAGGCTTTTCCCTCCGAATTCATTTTTAAAGCAGTTACAGGTGTGTGcgtgcagtgtgtgtgcgtgcgtagtTATGCATCTGTTTGACcagttatttatgtattgatcCCTCCCCTCCAGCTACTGTATCGTGTGTTTAATATCATGAGAGAAAAAAACCCGGACATGGTCGCTGGAGAAAAGAGGAAGTTTGTCATGAAACCACCCCAGGTGGTGAGAGTGGGGACTAAGAAAACTTCATTCGTCAACTTCACAGATATCTGCAAACTGTGAGTAGATCTGATTATGATGTTTCATTTTTCTGTATTGGTCGTTTGCGCAGTGGTGACCCAGGGGCACTTGGTTGGTACATTCTTTATCGCAAGGTATTGAGTGTCTTGAGATGAGCGAATGCTGAACTTCCGGTAGTTCTTAGGTGTCTAAAGTCAAGAGGGGCGAGAGCCTTCAGTtgctctgctccctgcctttggaACTGCGTCACAAGTCGGACCAGGAGTGCTGGCACAGGCAAGtcccctttcttttttttttttttttttttttttttttaaatccagtatcAGGACATATTTGATGGTGTTGGGCTGTTCTTGAGCTGGATTGATTGGCCAGTGgctctttgttttttctttgagtTTTTATTGTGACGTGCCCTGGGATGCTCCGCATGAAAAGCTCTATATAAAAGCAGACTGTATTGTATCTGGAATGAAGGATGCGGCTTCTGTCTCCTTTATCGTGATGCTGAGAGCTCTTCCTTTGTAGTGAAGGGGTTGGGTTACTAGCAAACTTGTTTCATCCATTCTGTGTATTGTTAGGGTTCTGCAGTGCGACACAGTGTTCTATCTGATGCACCTTGTGTTCTCTTCTCAGGTTGCATCGTCAGCCGAAGCATCTCCTGGCGTTTTTATTGGCTGAGTTGGGTACAAGGTAAGACCTGCTGTTAAAATCAGTGTCAGCAGATCTGATGTGAATCGCACATTGGAATAACTGACACTTTGGTTGGAAGTTGTGCTTATTGACCCCAAATGTTGCATCATGTGGCACAAGTTCAAAATATAAGTGATGGTTACCATGCTGGTGTTATTAAACCATCGTCATGATGATGGGTATTTAGAGAGCCTGTAAGGAATGAAGATTGTGTTACGCTAATTGGGCCAGTGTGCAGTTTGTATCGACTTGTTTAAATGTGCCTTTCGTTTGCACCAACAGCGGGTCTATAGACGGCAACAACCAGCTTGTCATCAAGGGAAGATTCCAACAGAAACAGATCGAAAACGTCTTGAGGAGATACATCAGTGAGTGACTTATTAATTAGTCAATGCCAATACTGAATTACAGCATCAGAAGTAACACAAAAAAAAGAGATTGCATGGCATATGATTTTCTTAATGCCAGGGAGGGCTGCCTTCTAATGATGAAACAATGGCTGTTTTTTATAACTGCTGCTGCTAGAACAGACTCTCAGATGTTCTATGGGTTTCAAAAGAACAAGCCATGTTTCAGCCAAGATTGTCGGGTCTTCAAGCCTTTGAAGCCAAGGACGCTTTTTATGGTCCGTGCTATTTCTGATTAACTCAACAGTGCTGCCTTTAGAAAAAGAGTAACTGCCTATAACTTACACTGACAGCATCTATAATAAGGTTTTGAGACTCTTTGACTTTTGGGATAATGGCTCAGCAATATATAACACATGTTGAACAAAAGATGCTTGTCGTTCCCATGAGCTTCAGCAATAGCTGCTTGATCAGCATGTAACATTTGCATTAGTTTGCTCTACTAAAGCTAGATTTTATTTAGTATATGTGTGTCCGAATCGTCACCTTGGGTCGTCCGTCAGTCATTAATGCGGGCAGTGTGTGAAGTTTCTGTGTGTCGTTTTGTTTTGCAGAGGAGTATGTGACCTGCCACACTTGCCGGTCCCCAGACACCATCCTGCAGAAAGACACCCGTCTGTATTTCCTGCAGTGCGAGACGTGCCACTCGCGCTGCTCTGTGGCCAGCATCAAGACTGGCTTCCAGGCCGTCACGGGCAAGAGAGCTCAGCTCCGCGCCAAGGCCAACTAGTGCGCTAGCGAACTGGATCCCTTCCTCGTGTGTGGGGGTGGCGAAGGCACAGGAGTGACCTGGGTGGACTATTTTACAAACTGTGGGTGGGTTTTAAGCAGCTTAAAGAGCATGGCAACTGACAAAGGATTGTGGCGTATTCTGTGAAGCGCTCTCCGTAGTTCATTGTGTGATTTCTGCACATCTGTGTTGCTGCCATCATCTTTCCATTCTGCTTgcaaggaatttttttttttttttttttaaatggggtaACATCGTGAACTTGAATTGTCAACACCTAGCATTTTTTTTGCTACTTGCCTGTTACCCCtaataaaacaatgacaaaaaaacATTCTGGGGTTGCAAACTGTGTTGTAGGGCCACTTCAGATTGGTGTTAGAGGTGATTTGCAGCTTCTCAAAAGTGCTTTTTAAAGGTTTCTGCAGATGTGGGGAGGAAGGGGGGTATGTGTGTATAAATGCACTGTTCTAATTCTGGTACAGCCTGGTCACTGATTGTGATCCATAACTATTAGGAGCTTCGAGTGAGGACAGCAGGGGTTGGTGATAAAATGTACTATAACTTTTTTTTGCTTCATGGAATTGAACTTTCATAATTAATAGAGCACTACTCTCTCCTGGAGATGACGACAAAGGCTGTTGATATGAGTAAAGCTGACCAGCTTACAATAATCAAACACCTTGTTtgtcaaaaaaaacaattgtattttatttattttttgtcagtagCTGTTTCAACTGCGAGCTGCAAGACAAACGGTCAAGGGAATGGCACAGTTAGCATGTTACAGGTCTCTGAATGTCCTGCTCTATCACTTCAGAGGCATTGCAAATAAAATGCTCACTTTATACAAGTGAAATGTACCATTATGTGCTTGTAGAGTGTGCCAGCAGCTTCACACTGCGAAGATGCTACAATGTGGCTACCTTGTGCGATGAGCTGTTAAAAACCTATACAACTAAAAGCAACAAATCACTTGGTGAAATCAGGTGCTGAAGTGCAGGGCTTGGGCTGTTAATGTTGGTCTTTGGAAACATATAAAACAGCACAAGATTTGTCATGGGGTCGTATAGAAAGGGATTGTGGCTGTCTCATTTACTGCAGAATTGGTTTGTTAGgggttgtgtgtcagtggcagTAAACCCAGAATGGGCCCAATCTGTACATTGGCAGACTTGTATGCCTTTGTTGCAATGTATAACTGGAGCTGTGCCTTAAACATGACCTCCTTCATTAACCTCCTTTAATAGCCATTCCTCCTTGCTATAGCAACGCAGACCAAGACTGGGAGTTAGTCTGGGTGAGGGGAGTCTTAACATTTAGGCTTAGAATGAGTCAGTCTGACTTTGTATTCAACTGGCTAACTTGTATTAGACTCGTCTAAGTGACTAGATTAAGACCGGTCTAGGTGTGTAGACTAGTCTAATGCACATCTATTAATATCCTGATAAACTAAACGAGGTTCATGTCATTCTTCTGTGTTCTTCGTGCCTCCTGTGGGGGGCGCATGTTCCCAGTATTGTGGAGGTGCGTCGCTTTTGAAGGGATGCCATGCTTACATATTTAGTTATTTGCAGCCGTTGCCTCATGAAACCCCAACATGCATCGAACTAGGGAACAACCGAAAAGCAGACACCTGTGTGCTTTTGTTAACCGGTATTTTAGGTTTGTGTGTGTTAACGGATAACATCTGGCGTATTTCTAAATTCCATTAATATCTGAACCTCCTTTCGGGCTGCAATGGAACATTAAGACTACTTGTGTCAGATTTTACTTGAGGTTTTACACTTGGCACTTTGCACAGTTAGTCCAGGCACGGTTTTCACAGCAACAAAATCCAGACGCCTACcataaataaatgttaacattttttgAAAAGAGTACAAGCCTTTTAGCAATTGCTTTCCCAGAAGAGAGCAGGCAGCTGATTTGGGGTGGAACATAGCATGGGCAGTGCAGCACATTCTGATCTGGAGAGTGGAGATTTGGGATTGAGAACAAGAAGGGAGCATAAATCTTCTTTCAACAGCTGGAAtaagtacaaacacacacacacacactcacacaaaaacattttctaataCGTACGGTTTGTCCATGGTAGTTTTTACCAATGCGTTCCAATAGCTTTACATGTGTATGGGTTATCCAGTAAAGTGTTTAAATTCAGTGATGTGAATGGGAGTGTAGGCATTGTGGTTTGAACCACTTTTGAATTCCCCACCTGCACCAAGCTGACATGTcattatttattagtttttttgtGCATTGTGTTTTTGATGTGGAGAATGCAGACCTGGTGCATACATCGAGAGACACAGAGAATGATTAGCAGCTTCTGTTCAACATGATCATTGGGGAGAGACCAGCTCAACAACATGAAATCCGACACGCAGGTGA
The sequence above is drawn from the Acipenser ruthenus chromosome 29, fAciRut3.2 maternal haplotype, whole genome shotgun sequence genome and encodes:
- the LOC131702044 gene encoding eukaryotic translation initiation factor 2 subunit 2-like, which translates into the protein MSGDEMIFDPNMTKKKKKKKKPFMLDEEGGEMPSEDTQPAEAKEAEPEAVEEDCDVDDDDSRKKEASYDLDDLIFFNQKKKKKKIKKKFDDEGEQSLTAGVMDIKIEGEPTEAVDDDNDLDLMLPDKKKKPRKVVFQDEGEMQDREALDDDEEGKNNDGITFVSQSGPAWAGTERDYTYDELLYRVFNIMREKNPDMVAGEKRKFVMKPPQVVRVGTKKTSFVNFTDICKLLHRQPKHLLAFLLAELGTSGSIDGNNQLVIKGRFQQKQIENVLRRYIKEYVTCHTCRSPDTILQKDTRLYFLQCETCHSRCSVASIKTGFQAVTGKRAQLRAKAN